The sequence CGCTTGTTGATGGCCGATACCTTTGGCGGTCGCACGGTTCCTGCCGATTTGGTGGTCTTGAAAGATGCGCAAGGGCGGGTTTATCGCGCCAATCTTGATGCTTCCGAAGCGGTTACCAATGTCTATCCCGATTTTGTTAACCGTGGTTTCCCCTACATCAACCAAAAACAAACCGCACCTGGTGGCAACTTTACCATTGCCTTGGTGTTTGATGTAGCCCCTGATGCAACGGATTTGGTGTTGTTCAGCCCGCAATACCTCGACCAAGGCTACTACGTTCGGGGCAACTCACAATAACCAAAATCCAAGCAACACTGGTATTTGCAAGCGACCTTTCGAATTTCGGAAGGTCGCTTGTTGGTTGTGCGGATCAAGCAAGGGCTGTGCTATCATAGCTCGTAGCAAAACCATCAGCACAAAGGAAGGTTGTTGTGGGTCTAGTCTTCAATGGATTGTTGCTGGGTATTCCGCTGGGCTTAACGGTTTTAGGTGCGAGCCGCGGAATTCAGCGTGAGGCCATGACATTAATTGGCATTTTGTTGGGAGCCTTGTTAGCCGAATTGTGGGGGCCAATTTGGGGTCCAAATAATGCTACCCGCTTTAATCAAGATATTGCCAATACGACTGCTTGGGTTTCGATTATTCTCTTGCTGGTTTGTACAATTTTCATTGGCTATGGCGGGGCGTTGCTGCTGCCGTCGCGCAAGCAATTGGCCCAAGGCCGCTCTCGCTGGTTTGGTGCTGGCGCTGGCTTGTTCAATGGAATCTTGCTGCTCAGCCTAATTTTGCGCTATGGCAATGTTTATAATAACGATTTGATGGTCAGCGTTTGGGCTGCGGATAGCCGTGTCGCTATGCTGTTTATTGAGCGCTTTCCGACGATGTTGCTAATTGGAATTGTCGCAATTGCCGTGATTGTCAATCTGCGTTTGTTGCAGCGCTTAATCTATAAAATTCATGGTAAGGAAACAAAACCAGAAGAAAAGAAAAAGGCCGAGGAAAAACCAGCCGCTCCCCCTCCACCACCAGAGCCAAAACCCCCAGCTCCTGATACCGTCAACAACCCAATTTTGCGTGATTTGATTTTGGCTGAGATTAAAAAAGATAAGCCACCAGCCTAAAATAGAACAATGGCCGAAGCAACTTCGGCCATTGTTATTTAACCTGAAATTTAGTAGTTGTTCAAGGTTGCTGGCAAGAAGACCTGTTGGGTGTAGAGGAAGTCGATTTTTGCCCCACACAAAGCATATTCACTGCTTGCCGACGACGCATCCCACACCAAGGCAAAGCCTTTTTCTTCGTTTTCAATTGGGTAATTGATGCTGACCGAGTTCTGCGTACCTGTACCCATCACTGGCACACTGGTGATTGACGTAAAATCGCCGCTGCCAACAAAGCTGTAGAGGTTGAGGGTTGGGCCAGCCGCAGCATTTTTGTAGTAGAAGGTGACGCGGGCGGCTTTGGCTCCTTCAGGCGCAGTCACATTGGTGGTCAAATCTTCAACTTCGTTGCTGACATTGACACAACCATTAGCATCGCTGGTGTAATTGACATTCGAGCGGCGGGGCACGAAGGTGCTACCAGTGATGAAGCGGCTATCTTGGCTTGGCTTAGCGCTGGGGTTGGTATATTGGAAACGCACCCCACACAAGCGAATTTGGTTGCTCAACACCCCACCAAAATCAGCCAAAACGCTCAATGATTCGCTGCTTTCGTTGACGGTGTAATTCAACGATTGGTCAGCATTCACCACTGCCGTATTCGAAACTGGGCTAGTCAAGGTGGCGAGAGTATTGGTTACCCCTTGGCCGTTTGATGCAATTAATTTGACCGTTAGATCAGCGCTGTTGATATCGCGGAAATAGGTTCGCACCGCCGTTAGTTGGCTGCCTTGGGGCAAATCAACATCGGCATTGAGCGTGCGCCCATTAATTTTGACAAAGGTACAGCCAGCTCCAGCATAGCCATGTTCGGTGCTGGAATTATTGTTGACCAAGGTGCTACCAACGATAAACAGATAATCGGTCGATGGGCGTGGTTCGGCGGGTGCAGTGTAAGCGATCCGCACGCCACACAATTGCATCGCCGAATTGGTTACCCGTGGAAACCACTCAAGGAACAAGCCACGGGTTTGCATATTGACCACATATGGGGCATATTGCGAACTCATCGGGGCATAGGTGTTGGTCAAGCCCACCGAGCTAGAAATTTCCACCGTGATCAATTCGCGGGGAGTGACCATATCGCTATCGTTGAGCGTCAACTCAGCTTTGGTTTGAGTCGTGCTGGTGTCGTAGAGATAGTAATCCAAGCCCAAGATCGTAGCACCGTTGGGCACAGCGACTGGGGAGGTAAACTCGCCACTGCTGGTGGCATAAATACAACCAGTTGGTTGATTATTAACGTTGCGAGTGGTTTCAAACGCCGTGGTTGAGTCGCGGGTTTGAAATGAACTACCAGCAATCCATAGATACTGAGTATCGTTGGGAGTGGCAGGAGTTTGAGTTTGGGCTGGGCTGACTTGCGCCCGAGCAACAAAAACCGGGCCAACGAGGAACAACATTGCCAATAGAACAATGGCGAGACGGAATGAAGCGCGGATTCGCGACATTGCTACTTCCTTTCCAAGAACTACGAATAGCGGTCGTAAAGATTACCCCTATGCTAGCATAAAGAGATTAAAAAAGAAAACTTTTGAGGGAACCCGCATGGGTGTTTTTTCGGGTGATTTGCACTCATCCTTGGTGAGGATTCAGCTTATTCTCCGCGTTGTAAATCGCGTGGATCAGCCCCGTATAACCATTGATGCTGAGCTTGGGCTTCCCACCAGCTGCTCGGAAATGTTGAGTTTGTCCCATTAACGGCCTCAATCGCCGCGCGAATTTGGCGGGCACAAATTGCTGGCTCAACCCGCCCAACTCCGGTTCCCAAGCCTGGAATCGCCACGGTTTTAACCACATCAGCAATTGCTTGGCCATCAGCTAAATGCCCATGTTTAATCAGCAGCAAAACTGCGCGGCAGGCCAAATAGGGATTGACTGTGCCCCGCAAAATCATCGGCACACGCATGGTTGGGGCGGCAATCACATAGGGAATTTTGGCATGATCGGTTGGCACAATCACTGCATTGCCAATCAACAACTCACCAAAATGGGCTTGTTGAATAATTGTTTGCAAACGTTCTTGCACATGCCAGCCAAAAAAGCGGCTATAAAGCATATCAATCCCGCCATCCATAAAACCAAAACTGTTGGCAGGGCTAACCACGGCATCAGTCGCGCAATCGAGAATTGAACCATGCTGAATGCTAACGTTCGGCAAATCGCCACAAATGTGCTGCCATGCGGCGACCATGGCTGGTTGAACATCGGCCAGAATAATCTGCATTGCTCACTCCTTGGGATAATTGATAATCGCAAATGTGCCTTGACCTAAAGCCAATAATTCGCCAGCTTCGTTGACCACCCGCCCGGTCAAAATGCCAAACCGTGTGGTGCGTTCGACCAATTCAGCAGTGGCGATGATTGTGCCAGCAACGATTGGCCGCAAGTAGTTAATTTTCAATTCGAGCGTGGCACAACCCAACGGGCGTTCGAGCGCTGTCCAAAACGCGCCACCCATAGCTGTGTCTAGCAGGCTATAGGCTACGCCGCCGTGAGCGATACCAGCCGGATTGTAATGGCCTGGGTCGATCTGCAACGAGCAGCGCGAGAAACCAGGCTGAACATCCTCATACACCACGCCTAAACTCCAAGTAAAGCCGGCTCCATGGGCTTGGTGCTTGCCTATGCGCTTGATTAACGTCAAGGCTAATTGCTGTTCACGCTCGTCCATGCGGGCCAAAAGTTGTTGGGTTTGCTCCAAAAGTGGGGTCATGGCAACACCTTAAATAAGCCTATGGGATTGCCATAGGCTTGTGATCGAAGTACATTTGTTGATTAATGTAGCATAGAATAATGCGTTAGGCCGCTAAATCGAGCGGCACACCACAGCGTTCGTGGATGGCCAAGGTGCCAGCCAATACATTCGGCACAATAATATCAGCAAAAGGATGTTGGGTACCAGCGGGTGCAATTAGCACGGTGGTCATGCCCAAGCTTTTGGCGGGAGCCAAATTGGCCATGGTATCTTCAAACAACACACAGTCATGGCCTTGAGCGTTCAGCGCAGTCAAAACCGTATGGTAAGCACTTAAATCGGGCTTGGCCAAAAATTCAAAGGCCCGAATATCAAAAATTTGCGCAAAATGGTCGTGCAAGCCCAACCGATTGAGCACGCGCACCGCATGTTCACGCGGTGAGTTGGTGAAAATCACTTTTTGTAAGGGCAAGGCTTGGAGCGCAACATGCAACGTGCCATCATCAGGCAACAGCACATCAAGGGTTAATTGATGAATAAATGCCAAATATTCTTCGGTTTCGACTACGCCGTGGTGTTTTTGTAAACCCGCTAAGGTTGTGCCATATTGCTCATAATAATGTTGGCGCAAGCGTTGGGCTTCCTCGCCTGCTAAATGTAAATGCTCTTGAAAAAACAACCCAATCCGATCATTAATCTGTTCCATCAGCCCCGATGAGTCAGCGTAAAGGGTGTTATCTAAATCGTACAAAGCAAAACGAAGCGTCATTGGAGCCTCCTTCGACAACATCAGTGCTGGTTGCAATACCTCAATAAATCAAGCGATCAGCCAAAACCTCAAATTGAGGGTTTTTCTAGTCTATCACGCAGATCAAGAGGCCTGTGTAAATGGCATGTTAAGAAATGGGCTTAGTTTGGCTAAACCTTTAGCTGTTGCGAGGAGTTGCACCATTGCAAATTGGGCTTTCCCGATAACGCTAGGTTAGGCGCTACAATCGCGCTCACCAAATAAATCGTGGAGTGATTGAGGATCGTTGGCGCAGGGGTGAGGGTGTTTGGCAAGATAACAATCGGGCATCAGCCAGGGTGGCAACAATTGCGTTGGCGCTAATTCGGCGTTCCAGCCAGCCGTATAGAGGGCATCAAGGGTTTCGTGATAGGCTTCAACCAACATTGGGCGACGAGCCGTGTTGGCAAAGCGCCACCAGTTCGCTAGCTCGGCCAAATGCTCAAGCAGCTCGTACTGGCGTTGATAGCTTAAATCGTATTCTTGCATCATGGGGTTGCTCCTTTGGGCTGGCCTCTCGCAACGAGAGGGGCTAGCGGTCAGGCTGAAAATCAAGCCACCGCCGATCATCAAATATCTACCTCCGCATGGTTGAGGGTGAACTATGGGGTGCAAACAAGGGTTGCATTGGGTATAGTACCCTACTTTTTAGCCAAACGACAACCTGATCACGTTCTAATATTTGGATTACCCGTCCAGTGACCCTAATTACTGATTATCACTACCAATTCCCCAACTTCGGACTCTTCGTGTTCTTCGCGGTTACAATTCGTTTGTCGCCTGACCTCTCCATTCGATAGCAAGTGCTATTCCGCCAGCGTTTCTTCATCGGTTTTTCAAAGGTTTGTGGTTTGTTAACGCTGATTTGGACAACAGCAACGAAGCTGAGTGCTCGCCACGAACAGTGTGGCATATGCGAAGGAAGGAACAAGCTTCATGAGTGCACTCTCGCTTGATCAGCAGGCCACTGATCACCCCCGTCAAGGTTTAGCTCGCTTGATTGATGCTTGGCCACGGTTGGCGTTGGCCTTGATTGTGGTTTTAGCGGCAGCTTTACGTTTAGCCAATTTAGGCGAATTGGGCTATGTCAATCATTATTACAGCGCTGGCATTACCAGTATGTTGCAATCGTGGCATAACTTTTTCTTTGTGGCGGCTGAGCCTGGGGCTGCGGTCAGCATCGATAAGCCACCAGTTGGGCTTTGGCTGCAAGCGGCTTCAGCTGCTATTTTTGGCGTAAATGCCTTTGGGGTGTTGTTGCCGCAGATTTTGGCGGGGCTTGGCTCGATCATTGTGCTGAATCACTTGGTGCGGCGCAAGTTTGGAGTAACAGCAGGTTTGCTGGCGGCCTTAAGTTTGGCAGTCACGCCTGTAGTGATCGCGACCGACCGCAATAATACGATTGATAGCCTGCTGATTTTCTGTTTATTGCTGGCGACATGGGCCTTTATTAAAGCCAGCGAAACCACCAAATGGCGCTTTTTGCTCTTGGGCGCAGTACTGATAGGCATCGGTTTTAATATCAAAATGCTCCAAGCCATCTTGCCCTTGCCCGCAATCTATCTGTTTTATATTGTCAGTACCAAGCAGCCATGGTGGCGCACAATCTTACAATTAGTGGTCGCAAGCGTGGTTTTTGCGGTGGTTAGTTTATCGTGGGCAGTAGCGGTCGATCTCACTCCCGCCGATCAGCGGCCTTATGTTGGTAGCAGTGGCGATAATTCGGTGCTCAGTTTAATGCTGGGCTATAACGGTTTGCAACGCTTGCAAGGCATGAATGCTGGTGGCGGAACTGCTGGTGGCATGCGGCAGCGTGGCAATGGTACATTTCCACAACGTGGTAACGGCAATTTCACGCCGCCCAATAATCAAACTGGGGCAAATCCTCAGCCTGCTCAACCAAACCTAGGCAATGGCAATTCCACCTCGCCTAACCAAACTAGCCCGAATGCAGGCCGTGGCGGTGGTTCTTCGGCAATTGTTGGCGGCAGCGAAGAGGGCTTTGATCGTTTATTTAGCACGCCACTGAGCAAAGAAGTTAGTTGGTTGTTGCCATTTGGTTTGGCTAGTTTGCTATTGCTGTTGGCACGCGGTGGCTTAGGCTGGCCGGTTGGAGCTAAACAGGGCGCAGCGGCACTTTGGGGCGGTTGGTTGCTGACCGCAATCATCTTCTTTAGCATTGCTGGTTTTTACCACGAATATTATCTGGCCATGCTGGCAGCTCCCTTGGCGGCCTTGGTTGGGATTGGCGCGGTCGAGTTTTGGCGCTGGTGGCAAGTCAATCGCTGGGCAGCGAGTGCCTGCTTAATGCTGGCAGTGCTAGCCAGTTTGGGTTTACAACAAACTACGGCCTTGGCGTTTGTCGAGTATCCGTGGTGGTTGGGTTTGAGCGTGATTATGGTTATGTTGGGTGTGGGGGTTTTGCTCTGGGCCAATATTCGCCAAATTCCACGCCTAGCCCAATTGGCGTTCAGCAGCTTGTTGATTGGCTTGTTGATCACACCTAGCATTTGGTCGGGCTATACCACCATGAACGCTAGTGACAATCAGTCGTTGCCAAGTGCCTATAGCGGGGTCGTTTCAGGGCCACCTAATAATGGTACTTTGACCGTCAATCAAGCCTTGATCGATTATCTGCAAGCGAATACCCACGATATGGAATATCTCATGGCCGTGCCAAGCTCGATGCAAGGCTCAGATTATGTGCTGGCAACGGGGCGGCCAGTCTTATATATGGGCGGCTTTATGGGCATCGACAATGTGCTAACCAAGGAGCAGTTGGTGACAATGGTAGCGAATAATCAATTGCGCTATATTTATTGGAATCGCAACGGTGGCAATGGCTTTGGGGCTGGCAGCAACAGCCAATCTGATATCTCAATCTGGATCAACAACTCCTGCACAATTGTAAATGGCTTTGA comes from Chloroflexota bacterium and encodes:
- a CDS encoding glycosyltransferase family 39 protein produces the protein MSALSLDQQATDHPRQGLARLIDAWPRLALALIVVLAAALRLANLGELGYVNHYYSAGITSMLQSWHNFFFVAAEPGAAVSIDKPPVGLWLQAASAAIFGVNAFGVLLPQILAGLGSIIVLNHLVRRKFGVTAGLLAALSLAVTPVVIATDRNNTIDSLLIFCLLLATWAFIKASETTKWRFLLLGAVLIGIGFNIKMLQAILPLPAIYLFYIVSTKQPWWRTILQLVVASVVFAVVSLSWAVAVDLTPADQRPYVGSSGDNSVLSLMLGYNGLQRLQGMNAGGGTAGGMRQRGNGTFPQRGNGNFTPPNNQTGANPQPAQPNLGNGNSTSPNQTSPNAGRGGGSSAIVGGSEEGFDRLFSTPLSKEVSWLLPFGLASLLLLLARGGLGWPVGAKQGAAALWGGWLLTAIIFFSIAGFYHEYYLAMLAAPLAALVGIGAVEFWRWWQVNRWAASACLMLAVLASLGLQQTTALAFVEYPWWLGLSVIMVMLGVGVLLWANIRQIPRLAQLAFSSLLIGLLITPSIWSGYTTMNASDNQSLPSAYSGVVSGPPNNGTLTVNQALIDYLQANTHDMEYLMAVPSSMQGSDYVLATGRPVLYMGGFMGIDNVLTKEQLVTMVANNQLRYIYWNRNGGNGFGAGSNSQSDISIWINNSCTIVNGFDTTTQNSGAPGGTSARTTQTTQNRGGGFGAMQISLYDCGNA
- a CDS encoding CvpA family protein, translated to MGLVFNGLLLGIPLGLTVLGASRGIQREAMTLIGILLGALLAELWGPIWGPNNATRFNQDIANTTAWVSIILLLVCTIFIGYGGALLLPSRKQLAQGRSRWFGAGAGLFNGILLLSLILRYGNVYNNDLMVSVWAADSRVAMLFIERFPTMLLIGIVAIAVIVNLRLLQRLIYKIHGKETKPEEKKKAEEKPAAPPPPPEPKPPAPDTVNNPILRDLILAEIKKDKPPA
- a CDS encoding PaaI family thioesterase, producing the protein MTPLLEQTQQLLARMDEREQQLALTLIKRIGKHQAHGAGFTWSLGVVYEDVQPGFSRCSLQIDPGHYNPAGIAHGGVAYSLLDTAMGGAFWTALERPLGCATLELKINYLRPIVAGTIIATAELVERTTRFGILTGRVVNEAGELLALGQGTFAIINYPKE
- a CDS encoding macro domain-containing protein, giving the protein MQIILADVQPAMVAAWQHICGDLPNVSIQHGSILDCATDAVVSPANSFGFMDGGIDMLYSRFFGWHVQERLQTIIQQAHFGELLIGNAVIVPTDHAKIPYVIAAPTMRVPMILRGTVNPYLACRAVLLLIKHGHLADGQAIADVVKTVAIPGLGTGVGRVEPAICARQIRAAIEAVNGTNSTFPSSWWEAQAQHQWLYGADPRDLQRGE
- a CDS encoding pyrimidine 5'-nucleotidase codes for the protein MTLRFALYDLDNTLYADSSGLMEQINDRIGLFFQEHLHLAGEEAQRLRQHYYEQYGTTLAGLQKHHGVVETEEYLAFIHQLTLDVLLPDDGTLHVALQALPLQKVIFTNSPREHAVRVLNRLGLHDHFAQIFDIRAFEFLAKPDLSAYHTVLTALNAQGHDCVLFEDTMANLAPAKSLGMTTVLIAPAGTQHPFADIIVPNVLAGTLAIHERCGVPLDLAA